In Phyllostomus discolor isolate MPI-MPIP mPhyDis1 chromosome 2, mPhyDis1.pri.v3, whole genome shotgun sequence, the following are encoded in one genomic region:
- the LOC114512681 gene encoding actin-like protein 7B, whose amino-acid sequence MTTRNSPSPTPMGTAQGDPREAGTLSAPDADTWDKDAATQLKMKPKNVRKIKALIIDLGSQYCKCGYAGEPRPTYFISSTVGKRHSEAADVGDIQKDIYVGHELLNMEAPLKLVNPLKYGVVVDWDCVQNIWEYIFHTVMKICPEEYAVLVSDPPLSPSSNREKYAELMFETFGFPAMHVTSQSLLSIYSYGKTTGLVVESGHGVSHVVPISEGNVLPGLTVRADYAGRDLTNYLLQLLNKAGHKLTENHLHIVEHIKKTCCYSALLPEEELGLCLEELRVDYELPDGKLITIGHERFQCAEMLFQPSLVGSTQPGLPALTATCLGHCQEAGFKEEMAANVLLCGGCTMLDGFPERFQRELGLLCPRDSPTVSAASERKTSVWTGGSILASLPTFQEFWVSKEEFEEQGSAAVHIKC is encoded by the coding sequence ATGACAACAAGAAACAGCCCGAGCCCCACGCCCATGGGCACAGCTCAGGGTGACCCTAGAGAGGCAGGAACACTGTCAGCTCCTGATGCTGACACTTGGGACAAAGATGCAGCCACTCAGCTGAAGATGAAGCCCAAGAATGTGCGCAAGATCAAGGCGCTCATCATCGACCTGGGCTCACAGTACTGCAAGTGTGGCTACGCAGGGGAGCCGAGGCCCACCTACTTCATCTCCTCCACGGTGGGCAAGCGCCACTCTGAGGCGGCTGATGTGGGTGACATCCAGAAGGACATCTATGTGGGCCATGAGCTGCTCAACATGGAGGCACCTCTGAAGCTGGTTAACCCTCTAAAATATGGCGTTGTGGTAGACTGGGACTGTGTCCAGAATATCTGGGAGTACATCTTCCACACGGTCATGAAGATCTGCCCTGAAGAGTATGCTGTGCTGGTGTCCGACCCCCCGCTCAGCCCCAGCAGTAACCGGGAGAAGTATGCAGAGCTCATGTTTGAGACCTTTGGCTTCCCTGCCATGCACGTGACATCCCAGTCACTGCTATCCATCTACTCCTATGGTAAGACCACAGGGCTGGTGGTGGAGAGCGGGCATGGCGTCTCTCACGTGGTCCCCATCTCTGAGGGCAACGTGCTGCCAGGCCTGACAGTCCGTGCTGACTACGCTGGGAGGGACCTTACCAACTACCTGCTGCAGCTGCTCAACAAGGCTGGTCACAAGCTCACTGAAAACCACCTGCACATTGTCGAGCACATCAAGAAGACATGCTGCTACTCAGCTCTCCTGCCGGAGGAGGAGCTCGGCCTGTGCCTGGAGGAGCTGCGCGTGGACTACGAGCTCCCTGACGGCAAGCTCATCACCATTGGCCATGAGCGCTTCCAGTGCGCCGAGATGCTCTTCCAACCCAGCCTGGTGGGCAGCACCCAGCCCGGCCTCCCTGCACTCACAGCCACTTGCCTGGGCCACTGCCAGGAGGCAGGCTTCAAGGAGGAGATGGCCGCCAATGTGCTGCTGTGTGGTGGCTGCACCATGCTGGATGGCTTTCCCGAGCGCTTCCAGAGGGAGTTGGGCCTCCTTTGCCCCAGGGACAGCCCCACAGTATCTGCTGCATCTGAGAGGAAGACTTCTGTGTGGACTGGTGGCTCCATCTTGGCATCCCTGCCAACCTTCCAGGAGTTCTGGGTCAGCAAGGAAGAATTTGAGGAGCAGGGCAGTGCAGCCGTCCACATCAAGTGCTGA